In Synergistaceae bacterium, one DNA window encodes the following:
- a CDS encoding ATP-binding cassette domain-containing protein gives MGWFDEQIRIRVNSDNEAFADAFGKIAEAVDGEKVSVQSAKGAVAEIAGVFGVPEALLEHDTLEDIFGPCGVMRRTVELTDGWYKDAAGVYLATTKAGDYAALIPDWRGYTYRDYDTGKTVRVNASTQKELKAEAVCFYRPLPAEKLGVKDLLSFAAKCISLYDIVYIALVTLAAVLVSMIPPYLTRIIYTHAIHTQNIGALASLIVFMSCAGISAALLTVSKMLLLARIQLKTNTSLNAAVMMRVINLPAEFFRKYSAGELAQRVSGTEMLCSMGAEVIFSAALTALMSLVYLQQIFAFAPSLVFPALCIVSVMAALAVLSAWWHTKLLKRRTKLRAEEYGLLYALITGIQKIRLTGSEKRAFSKWAGHYSKDAKLEYNPPLFLKLTNVIQPVVMLAGTFLLYRAAWGAKVQPAEYMAFTVSYGMLSGAFTALCGVTLSMAMIGPMADMIRPVLEEVPEISQGRTPARVRGGIEVNSVTFRYSAKSPLVLDKISFRVKLGEYVAIVGKSGCGKSTLMRLLLGFDTPDSGVIYYDSSDIKTLNLRALRRSIGCVMQNSRLFPGSIYSNIVISAPHLTEADAWQAAEMAGIADDIRRMPMKMHTLISEGAGTISGGQRQRIIIARAIAPKPKILLFDEATSALDNITQRIVSESLDGLKCTRIVIAHRLSTVRHCGRILVIDGGRIAEEGSYDDLMSRKGLFASLVERQRTGGTK, from the coding sequence ATGGGATGGTTTGATGAACAGATAAGAATACGGGTCAACTCGGACAACGAAGCGTTTGCCGATGCTTTCGGGAAGATTGCGGAGGCCGTAGACGGCGAAAAAGTTTCCGTTCAGTCAGCTAAGGGTGCTGTTGCTGAGATTGCCGGAGTGTTCGGAGTACCTGAGGCACTTCTTGAACACGATACGCTTGAAGACATTTTCGGGCCGTGCGGTGTGATGCGCAGGACAGTCGAGCTCACTGACGGCTGGTACAAGGACGCGGCAGGCGTGTACCTTGCAACGACGAAGGCTGGAGACTACGCCGCACTGATCCCTGACTGGCGGGGCTACACGTACAGGGATTACGATACGGGAAAGACCGTTCGCGTGAACGCTTCAACGCAGAAGGAGCTGAAGGCTGAGGCGGTGTGCTTCTACCGTCCTCTTCCGGCGGAAAAGCTGGGCGTTAAGGACTTGCTGAGTTTCGCGGCAAAATGCATCTCCCTTTACGACATCGTCTATATCGCGCTGGTAACTCTCGCCGCCGTTCTTGTGTCGATGATTCCGCCCTACTTGACCCGAATAATCTACACCCACGCGATTCACACGCAGAACATCGGAGCTCTGGCCTCACTGATAGTGTTCATGTCGTGCGCCGGAATCTCTGCGGCACTGCTGACGGTCTCGAAGATGCTGCTGCTCGCGCGGATACAGCTCAAGACCAACACTTCACTGAACGCGGCGGTGATGATGCGTGTTATAAATCTTCCTGCTGAGTTCTTCAGGAAGTATTCAGCAGGGGAACTTGCGCAGAGGGTTTCGGGCACAGAGATGCTCTGTTCGATGGGGGCGGAAGTGATTTTCTCTGCGGCACTAACTGCGTTGATGAGCCTCGTCTACCTCCAGCAGATATTTGCCTTCGCGCCGTCGCTGGTCTTCCCCGCGCTGTGTATCGTGTCGGTGATGGCGGCACTCGCTGTCCTGTCGGCGTGGTGGCACACGAAGCTGCTGAAACGCAGAACCAAGCTCCGTGCTGAGGAATACGGACTGCTTTACGCGCTGATAACCGGCATACAGAAGATACGTCTCACGGGCTCGGAGAAACGTGCGTTCTCGAAGTGGGCAGGTCATTACAGCAAGGACGCAAAGCTCGAGTACAACCCTCCGCTGTTCCTGAAGCTCACGAACGTAATTCAGCCCGTCGTGATGCTCGCCGGAACGTTCCTGCTCTACCGTGCCGCGTGGGGCGCGAAGGTTCAGCCAGCCGAGTACATGGCGTTCACGGTGTCGTACGGCATGCTGTCAGGTGCGTTCACTGCGCTGTGCGGGGTAACTCTCTCGATGGCGATGATCGGGCCGATGGCCGACATGATTCGTCCAGTGCTTGAAGAAGTACCTGAAATCTCGCAGGGCAGGACACCCGCGCGCGTCAGGGGAGGAATTGAGGTCAACAGCGTAACCTTCAGGTACTCCGCGAAGTCGCCGCTCGTCCTCGACAAGATTTCGTTCCGCGTAAAGCTAGGCGAATACGTCGCGATTGTCGGGAAGTCCGGGTGCGGAAAAAGTACCTTGATGAGGCTTCTGCTTGGGTTCGACACGCCGGACAGCGGAGTCATCTACTACGACAGCAGCGACATTAAGACCCTCAACCTCCGCGCGCTTAGGCGAAGCATCGGGTGCGTAATGCAGAACAGCAGGCTTTTTCCCGGCAGCATCTACAGCAACATAGTCATCTCTGCTCCGCACCTCACCGAAGCCGACGCGTGGCAAGCCGCCGAAATGGCCGGTATTGCCGACGACATCCGCCGAATGCCCATGAAGATGCACACTCTCATAAGCGAGGGAGCAGGCACGATCTCAGGAGGCCAGCGTCAGAGAATAATCATTGCCCGCGCAATTGCCCCTAAGCCGAAGATTCTCCTCTTCGACGAAGCAACAAGCGCGCTCGACAACATCACACAGCGGATAGTCTCCGAGTCGCTTGACGGCCTGAAGTGCACACGTATAGTTATTGCGCACCGCCTCTCGACAGTCAGGCATTGCGGGCGTATTCTGGTGATTGACGGCGGAAGAATCGCGGAAGAAGGCAGCTATGACGACCTCATGAGCAGAAAAGGGCTTTTCGCGTCCCTCGTCGAACGACAAAGAACAGGAGGCACCAAATGA
- a CDS encoding C39 family peptidase, with protein sequence MKKILSALMCLLVLCGVSSAGVRVIPFPEGLDTTSEGASSAPAEINHKGSVYFDTVTDFYEAASTDSRIILTNYPTYQQTTEYTCGPASALTVLWYYGVKDFTEEMLSHDMKTRAYPIGTTPKDMLAFFDRLGWKTESSLTHARFEEYDEFMSFVRENLSAGIPIIVENVEWGGHWRVIIGYDTMGTDNTLDDVLVMVDPYDTSDHLQDGYTVNNAERFYSMWFDHSILPPDQREQPFIIAHP encoded by the coding sequence ATGAAGAAGATACTTTCAGCGTTAATGTGTTTGCTGGTTCTTTGCGGTGTGAGCAGTGCGGGAGTCAGAGTGATTCCGTTCCCTGAAGGCCTCGACACAACGAGTGAAGGTGCTTCCTCAGCCCCCGCAGAGATAAATCACAAAGGCTCTGTGTATTTCGACACGGTTACGGACTTCTACGAGGCAGCTTCAACCGACAGCCGCATAATTCTCACGAACTACCCCACCTACCAGCAGACAACGGAATACACCTGCGGCCCTGCAAGTGCCTTGACGGTGCTCTGGTATTACGGCGTTAAGGATTTTACTGAAGAGATGCTCTCGCACGACATGAAGACTCGAGCCTACCCCATAGGCACAACACCGAAGGACATGCTGGCGTTCTTTGATAGGCTGGGCTGGAAGACGGAAAGCAGCCTAACTCACGCAAGGTTCGAGGAGTACGACGAGTTCATGTCGTTCGTCCGTGAGAATCTCTCTGCCGGAATCCCCATCATTGTAGAGAATGTCGAGTGGGGCGGACACTGGAGAGTTATCATCGGCTATGACACTATGGGCACGGACAACACACTTGATGACGTTCTGGTTATGGTTGACCCCTACGACACCTCAGACCACCTGCAGGACGGCTACACCGTGAACAACGCCGAGCGGTTCTACTCGATGTGGTTTGACCACTCGATACTTCCGCCGGATCAGCGCGAACAGCCGTTCATCATCGCTCACCCTTAA
- a CDS encoding STAS domain-containing protein, with protein MGKLTVDFSRDSEALTFTLSGRIDATNAYSFSDAVASVLGEGKDEVVVFDCGSLEYISSMGLRVLLSLAKRRSSPIKLVNVSHEVMSILNITGFSQIFDVAGGEE; from the coding sequence ATGGGAAAGCTCACGGTTGATTTTTCGCGCGATTCTGAAGCTCTGACCTTCACGCTTTCGGGACGCATCGACGCGACAAACGCGTACAGCTTCAGCGATGCCGTTGCGTCAGTGCTGGGTGAAGGCAAGGACGAAGTTGTTGTGTTCGACTGCGGAAGCCTCGAGTACATTTCGAGCATGGGGCTGAGGGTTCTTCTTTCTCTGGCCAAGAGGAGAAGCAGTCCCATAAAGCTCGTGAATGTCTCTCATGAAGTGATGAGCATACTGAACATCACGGGATTTTCGCAGATATTTGATGTTGCAGGAGGAGAAGAATGA
- a CDS encoding transporter substrate-binding domain-containing protein, with protein MKKVLCAVAVVLVMAALVSPAEKSLIRLGLLAKLNTTEEEFSEQWQKTFAPANGNLEVIVKFYDNITGMLMAVNRKEIHEMVLPEAAAEYVLRMNDGLEATLVLRSKGMGLSFGFRAEDEELRDRFNEALKLLRDNWTLSVLEGSYLASRKDPDPVKFQRFDGAPTVKVAVTGDLPPLDYIAPDGTPAGFNTAILAEIGSILRVNIELTETDAGARTAALTSGRADVVFWYEVNSDAETQPDVPEGVILSQPYYEWEKFIHLRKAPPKASSWWDFKSAILNLYGGM; from the coding sequence ATGAAGAAGGTATTATGCGCAGTTGCGGTTGTGCTGGTTATGGCGGCACTGGTCAGTCCGGCAGAGAAGAGCCTCATACGTCTCGGCCTGCTCGCGAAGCTCAACACTACGGAGGAAGAGTTTTCAGAACAGTGGCAGAAGACTTTTGCCCCAGCAAACGGAAATCTTGAAGTCATCGTGAAGTTCTACGACAACATCACGGGCATGTTGATGGCGGTGAACAGGAAGGAGATTCACGAGATGGTTCTTCCTGAGGCGGCGGCAGAATACGTCCTGAGGATGAATGACGGGCTCGAAGCTACGTTAGTCCTGCGCTCTAAGGGAATGGGTCTGTCGTTCGGTTTCCGTGCTGAGGACGAGGAGCTCCGCGACAGGTTCAACGAAGCATTGAAGCTCTTGCGGGACAACTGGACGCTGTCAGTCCTTGAGGGCAGTTACTTGGCCTCGCGAAAAGACCCTGACCCCGTGAAGTTCCAGAGGTTCGACGGAGCACCGACGGTCAAGGTTGCGGTTACGGGCGACCTTCCGCCTCTGGACTACATAGCTCCCGACGGCACACCCGCAGGCTTCAACACGGCGATACTCGCGGAAATCGGCAGCATCCTCCGCGTGAACATCGAGCTCACAGAGACCGACGCAGGAGCAAGGACTGCCGCGCTGACATCGGGAAGAGCCGACGTAGTCTTCTGGTACGAGGTCAACTCTGACGCAGAAACTCAGCCGGATGTTCCCGAAGGTGTTATACTCTCACAGCCTTATTACGAGTGGGAAAAGTTCATACACCTGCGGAAAGCTCCGCCGAAAGCATCAAGCTGGTGGGACTTCAAGAGTGCAATACTTAATCTTTACGGAGGTATGTAG
- a CDS encoding transporter substrate-binding domain-containing protein — protein sequence MKKLLCAVMLVVLSAASCFGAENVVESGVLTWLGTTEAEFQEGLDDLRKALAPLISESGANDWMQEDGLDGFLTEIIKTRRVIRFFDSLLSMQMALRSTRIDEIILPEAVGMYLVKNNPQYDIQFSLNMMPSTISFGFKRGNTELQQEFNGAIAAMKKDGTLARLEKKYITELAGEPEQVKFSEFKGAKTIRAAVTGDLPPIDFIAADGRPAGYNTAILAEIGRRLKKNVRLISVDAGGRSAALASERADVVFWYRNTEGLKVPRKVNVRSKMKDTADGVILSNPYYEWDVDLVIGVVK from the coding sequence ATGAAGAAGTTATTGTGTGCAGTTATGCTTGTGGTGCTGTCGGCGGCCTCGTGCTTCGGGGCAGAAAATGTTGTGGAGAGCGGAGTCCTCACGTGGCTCGGGACGACTGAGGCGGAGTTTCAGGAGGGGCTTGACGATTTGAGGAAGGCATTAGCACCCCTCATCAGTGAGAGCGGAGCTAATGACTGGATGCAGGAAGACGGGCTTGACGGTTTCCTTACCGAAATCATAAAGACAAGAAGGGTGATACGCTTCTTCGACTCCCTGCTGTCGATGCAGATGGCGTTGCGTTCAACACGGATTGACGAGATAATTCTTCCTGAAGCAGTCGGAATGTACCTCGTCAAAAACAATCCCCAGTACGATATACAGTTCTCGCTGAACATGATGCCCTCGACAATATCATTCGGCTTCAAGAGGGGCAACACGGAACTTCAGCAGGAGTTCAACGGCGCAATAGCCGCCATGAAGAAGGACGGTACTCTTGCCCGCCTCGAGAAGAAGTACATCACGGAGCTTGCAGGTGAGCCGGAACAGGTGAAGTTCTCGGAGTTCAAGGGAGCAAAGACAATACGTGCCGCCGTAACAGGAGACCTCCCGCCGATAGACTTTATCGCGGCTGACGGCCGTCCTGCGGGCTACAACACAGCAATTCTCGCTGAAATCGGCCGCCGTCTCAAGAAGAATGTACGCTTAATCAGCGTGGATGCGGGCGGGCGTTCTGCGGCACTCGCGTCGGAGAGAGCAGATGTTGTCTTCTGGTACAGGAACACCGAAGGCCTGAAAGTTCCGCGCAAAGTCAACGTCAGAAGCAAGATGAAGGATACAGCAGACGGCGTAATACTCTCCAACCCCTATTATGAATGGGACGTTGATTTAGTGATAGGAGTTGTGAAATGA